In one Paraburkholderia azotifigens genomic region, the following are encoded:
- a CDS encoding type IV toxin-antitoxin system AbiEi family antitoxin domain-containing protein gives MDLVTRGQPFDRPYLASIGIPPAKVPVLIGSGWLNQLSDNAYLLRGDKPSIEGTVAYLSRHVPHLHIAGRSALDRWGVRHYVYVRERLQLRGSKSFIFPEWTKSVLSPRYDHRPLFDSALDARYAVSALPLKHPDVMVSHRERAIIEFLADVGGEGLEHAGNLVSELRAIRPAVLQTLADHCLRRDVIRTLKTLAESEGHRWASTLRC, from the coding sequence ATGGACCTGGTCACTCGGGGGCAGCCGTTCGATCGTCCGTACCTCGCGAGTATCGGGATTCCCCCGGCGAAAGTTCCGGTGCTGATTGGCAGCGGCTGGCTCAATCAACTCTCCGATAATGCCTACCTTTTGAGAGGAGATAAACCGTCGATCGAAGGGACGGTAGCCTACCTTTCGAGGCATGTGCCGCATCTTCACATCGCTGGACGCAGTGCACTTGATCGTTGGGGTGTGCGCCACTACGTGTATGTTCGCGAGCGCTTGCAGCTCCGTGGTTCCAAGAGTTTCATATTTCCGGAGTGGACCAAGTCGGTGTTGTCTCCCCGGTATGATCATCGTCCGCTTTTCGACAGCGCACTTGATGCACGCTATGCGGTGTCTGCGCTTCCGTTAAAGCATCCTGATGTCATGGTCTCGCATCGCGAGCGTGCGATCATCGAGTTCCTCGCAGACGTGGGTGGCGAAGGTCTGGAACACGCTGGAAATCTTGTGAGCGAACTACGGGCAATCCGGCCTGCGGTGCTTCAAACTCTTGCCGATCACTGCTTGCGGCGCGATGTTATCAGGACACTGAAGACACTGGCTGAAAGCGAAGGGCATCGATGGGCGAGTACGCTGCGATGCTAG
- a CDS encoding Mu transposase C-terminal domain-containing protein, with product MATRTFHAGAQVRIDGSAATLLRKLSDGKWQVEDDRSKRITEYSLNQLYSLYLQNRLVFSGRLPAPFSRPHLPEAHAKDADWELAKIRRLYVIAIIEIPTWSPAVIIAIKNVWSRIQQPRNIPGETTVYRWKRRFLNAGRDIRSLLPADALKGNKTNRYPDEVMAFVSGAIEHTFLTLERNTVQDTLDDAKYRVIQENKLRPRSDQLPLPTYWVVKAAIDAIPAFDRYAARHGRTAAEKKFRAVLGHRTTQAPLERAEIDHTPLDLFVIDDDTLMPLGRPYATACIDDYTRCVLGFYISFEPPSHFTAARCLKQAFMPKTEFLQTYPGIRSQWLAHGVPIELIVDNAREFHSASFENACLSQGTSIEYAPRKKAWFKGKIERFLRSANAEIAHGNPGTTFSNIFDKEDYDPAKFAVVRFSTLKEIAYTWIADVYHQRTHRTLGVPPELMWANSIHPEDIPVPEDPLSLDFILGQCEERTLTHKGIELHELYYNSPDLTILRENLGDQLRVEIRVDNSDLGHIVVLAPDKSETYKVPCLKADYATGLSLWQHRVCKRFANRSLETYNAEAWLEAKARIRQLVENEFMYKARRTRAKLARFKNFDAVTPTEDKQLPEDHAPPLTSNDVSDAIGELPASGMNVSPPTVERPRRIVPQYRERHPADPELPGENNEN from the coding sequence ATGGCCACTCGTACCTTCCATGCAGGCGCACAAGTACGAATCGACGGGAGCGCCGCGACTTTACTAAGAAAGTTATCCGACGGGAAGTGGCAAGTCGAGGACGACCGCTCAAAGCGAATTACGGAATATTCCCTGAACCAACTGTATTCTCTGTACCTTCAGAACCGACTTGTATTCTCCGGGCGTCTACCCGCGCCTTTCTCCCGACCACATCTGCCGGAGGCACATGCCAAAGACGCTGATTGGGAACTCGCCAAGATCCGGCGACTTTATGTCATTGCCATCATCGAAATTCCTACTTGGAGTCCGGCGGTAATAATCGCCATAAAGAATGTGTGGTCTCGCATACAACAGCCGCGCAATATTCCCGGGGAAACCACCGTGTACCGGTGGAAGCGGAGATTCCTCAACGCAGGACGGGATATCCGATCGCTGCTTCCCGCTGACGCGCTCAAGGGTAACAAAACGAATCGATATCCAGACGAGGTGATGGCTTTCGTAAGTGGTGCAATCGAGCATACGTTCTTGACATTAGAAAGAAATACCGTTCAAGACACACTCGATGACGCGAAATACCGCGTGATTCAAGAGAATAAATTGCGACCACGATCGGATCAGCTTCCGCTGCCCACATACTGGGTGGTAAAGGCGGCGATCGACGCAATCCCTGCGTTTGATCGTTATGCTGCCCGTCACGGCCGCACTGCCGCAGAAAAGAAATTTCGAGCTGTCTTGGGTCACCGCACGACACAAGCGCCGCTAGAGCGCGCAGAAATTGATCACACACCTCTTGATCTATTCGTCATCGACGATGACACACTCATGCCACTCGGACGCCCATACGCGACAGCGTGCATCGACGATTACACAAGGTGTGTTTTGGGCTTCTATATCAGCTTCGAACCACCAAGCCACTTTACCGCAGCACGTTGCCTAAAACAAGCCTTTATGCCCAAAACGGAATTTCTTCAGACCTATCCGGGAATTCGTAGCCAATGGCTGGCACACGGTGTTCCGATAGAACTGATCGTCGACAACGCACGAGAGTTTCATAGCGCAAGCTTCGAGAACGCTTGCCTCTCGCAAGGCACATCAATTGAGTATGCTCCTCGCAAGAAGGCGTGGTTTAAAGGGAAAATCGAGCGATTTCTACGAAGTGCTAATGCAGAAATTGCACATGGAAATCCTGGAACCACGTTCAGTAATATTTTTGACAAAGAAGACTACGACCCCGCAAAATTTGCCGTCGTCAGATTCAGCACCCTCAAAGAAATCGCGTATACATGGATAGCCGACGTATATCACCAGAGAACCCACCGTACTTTGGGAGTACCACCGGAGTTGATGTGGGCAAATAGTATTCATCCGGAGGATATCCCAGTCCCGGAAGATCCACTCAGTCTCGACTTTATCCTCGGGCAATGCGAGGAACGAACCCTCACTCACAAGGGCATAGAACTTCATGAGCTGTACTACAACTCACCTGATCTCACCATCCTTCGTGAAAATCTAGGTGACCAGCTAAGGGTCGAGATTCGCGTCGACAATTCAGACCTTGGTCATATCGTCGTACTCGCGCCTGACAAAAGCGAAACGTACAAAGTGCCTTGCCTGAAAGCCGACTATGCAACGGGGTTGTCTCTCTGGCAGCATCGAGTCTGCAAGCGCTTTGCGAATCGGTCTTTAGAAACTTACAACGCGGAGGCGTGGCTCGAGGCTAAAGCACGCATCAGGCAGTTAGTCGAGAACGAGTTCATGTACAAAGCTCGACGTACCCGCGCGAAGTTAGCACGATTTAAAAACTTCGATGCAGTGACACCAACAGAAGACAAACAATTGCCGGAAGATCACGCTCCGCCTTTGACATCAAATGACGTCTCGGATGCAATCGGTGAACTGCCGGCATCTGGGATGAACGTTTCCCCACCCACCGTCGAGCGCCCGCGCCGAATAGTTCCCCAGTATCGCGAGCGCCATCCGGCCGATCCTGAACTGCCCGGAGAAAATAATGAAAACTAG
- a CDS encoding IS110 family transposase: MCTGHTPAISSAEASVNHDSTVFVGLDVHKESITVAYAIDMADVELLGKIGTLKADIDRLCKRVQSKARHVRVVYEAGPCGYGLYRELVERGFDCVVCAPSLIPKKPGERVKTDRRDAVKLVRALRAGDLSAVHVPDVEDEAFRDLARTWAAAKADLRQARQRLKSFLLSHGVRYSGNANWGPAHRRWISVFAFPNHWQQLAFDECRRTIEDRFAQCERLEATLHEAVVGWRFYPAILGLQTMRGIQFITAVGMLSELGDLSRFEHPRQLMAWLGVTPSEHSSGERRRQGSITKNGNSYARKLLVEAAWSYRYPARVSPEIQRRHEGIPKRILDRAWDAQVRLCRRYRKLAARGKNVNIAVVAVARELAGFIWDISKLAMSLAVTRNEQPA, from the coding sequence ATGTGCACAGGGCACACCCCGGCGATTTCCAGCGCGGAGGCCAGCGTGAACCACGATAGCACGGTGTTTGTCGGTCTGGATGTTCACAAGGAGTCGATCACGGTGGCGTACGCAATCGATATGGCCGACGTGGAACTGTTGGGCAAGATCGGAACGCTGAAGGCGGATATCGATCGCTTGTGCAAGCGTGTTCAGTCGAAGGCGCGCCATGTCCGCGTTGTCTATGAAGCCGGCCCCTGCGGCTACGGACTCTACAGGGAGCTCGTTGAAAGAGGATTCGACTGCGTGGTATGCGCGCCGTCCCTGATCCCGAAGAAACCGGGCGAGCGCGTCAAGACGGACCGGCGCGATGCGGTCAAGCTCGTACGCGCACTGCGCGCTGGCGACCTGTCAGCGGTACACGTGCCGGATGTTGAAGATGAGGCGTTCCGGGACCTGGCGCGCACATGGGCGGCAGCGAAAGCAGATCTCAGACAGGCCCGCCAGCGATTGAAGTCCTTCCTGCTATCGCATGGAGTCCGCTACTCAGGTAACGCCAACTGGGGTCCCGCGCACCGGCGATGGATAAGCGTATTTGCATTCCCAAACCACTGGCAGCAACTGGCCTTCGACGAGTGCCGTCGCACGATCGAAGACAGGTTTGCGCAATGTGAGCGCCTCGAGGCGACCCTGCACGAAGCTGTCGTCGGCTGGCGATTTTATCCGGCCATTCTCGGTCTGCAGACCATGCGCGGCATACAGTTCATCACCGCCGTGGGCATGCTCTCCGAATTGGGAGATCTCTCCCGCTTCGAGCACCCGCGTCAACTGATGGCCTGGCTGGGCGTGACGCCCTCAGAACATTCTTCGGGTGAGCGGCGGCGTCAGGGCAGCATCACGAAGAACGGCAATAGCTATGCAAGAAAGCTGCTCGTCGAGGCCGCCTGGAGCTACAGATACCCGGCACGCGTGAGCCCGGAAATTCAGCGCCGACATGAAGGCATCCCCAAACGCATCCTCGACCGTGCCTGGGACGCACAGGTCCGACTCTGCCGCCGATACCGCAAGCTGGCAGCACGCGGCAAGAATGTGAACATCGCTGTCGTCGCCGTCGCACGCGAACTTGCGGGGTTCATCTGGGACATCAGCAAGCTCGCAATGTCGCTCGCCGTAACGCGAAACGAGCAGCCGGCGTAG
- a CDS encoding HU family DNA-binding protein, with amino-acid sequence MTKQELIDAIAAKTGESKAATGEAIEAFVATITAEVTKGGTVQLIGFGSFSIGARAARVGRNPATGEEIQIAAAKTVKFTAGKAFKDAVNGQ; translated from the coding sequence ATGACGAAGCAGGAACTGATCGACGCGATTGCGGCGAAGACAGGCGAAAGCAAGGCTGCAACGGGTGAAGCGATCGAGGCGTTCGTGGCGACGATTACCGCCGAAGTGACGAAGGGTGGCACGGTGCAACTGATCGGCTTCGGCTCGTTTTCGATCGGGGCCCGCGCCGCACGCGTTGGTCGCAATCCGGCCACCGGCGAAGAAATCCAAATCGCTGCGGCAAAGACGGTGAAGTTCACCGCTGGCAAGGCGTTCAAGGACGCAGTGAACGGCCAGTAA